One window from the genome of Candidatus Angelobacter sp. encodes:
- a CDS encoding phage tail protein, protein MIRLDPLRSFRFLVEIEGITSGGFTRVKGLSREVKYESYREGGVIEYEHKLITQVSYPVLVLERGLALDDLWKWALAVADGVVKRKTIWIRLQNEANVPSWAWQIEYALPVKWTASDLDAQTSPVVMESLELAHHGLRKAT, encoded by the coding sequence ATGATACGTCTGGATCCGCTGCGCTCATTTCGCTTCCTCGTCGAGATCGAGGGAATCACGAGCGGAGGTTTCACGCGCGTCAAGGGCCTGTCTCGTGAAGTGAAGTACGAATCCTACCGCGAGGGTGGAGTGATCGAATACGAGCACAAGCTCATCACTCAGGTTTCGTATCCAGTTCTTGTTCTGGAGCGTGGTCTGGCCCTCGACGATTTGTGGAAATGGGCGCTGGCGGTAGCCGACGGCGTGGTCAAACGAAAGACGATTTGGATCCGGCTTCAGAACGAGGCCAATGTGCCAAGTTGGGCCTGGCAAATTGAATACGCACTACCGGTGAAGTGGACGGCGTCAGACCTGGACGCCCAAACGTCGCCCGTGGTGATGGAAAGTCTCGAATTGGCGCACCACGGATTGCGGAAGGCGACATGA
- a CDS encoding DUF6760 family protein, producing MKAYPVKSLYEEMAFIACHFHWSHAEIMQLEHHERRRWCREISAINRVLDGAPSNPFEVRSAQR from the coding sequence ATGAAGGCCTATCCCGTAAAGTCGCTGTACGAGGAGATGGCCTTTATAGCCTGTCACTTTCATTGGTCTCACGCGGAAATCATGCAGCTTGAACACCACGAACGCAGACGTTGGTGTCGCGAGATCTCGGCAATCAACCGTGTCCTCGACGGTGCTCCGAGTAATCCCTTCGAAGTGAGGAGCGCGCAGCGATGA
- a CDS encoding phage tail protein, protein MARIDPLRNFRYRLEIDNITQAGFSEVMIAETTIDAVDYREGTDPPHVRKLSGLTKYGNITLKWGLTSGGTALDLFKWHADVSAGQVKDRRKKVVIVVQDEAGTDSARFVVTDAWPIKYDPSDLNAKGNEVLIELLELANEGIERVM, encoded by the coding sequence ATGGCACGCATCGATCCTCTACGCAATTTTCGCTACCGGCTCGAGATCGACAACATCACGCAGGCTGGTTTCAGTGAGGTCATGATCGCCGAGACCACGATCGACGCGGTCGATTACCGCGAGGGCACTGACCCACCGCACGTCAGAAAGCTCAGCGGTCTCACGAAATACGGAAACATTACGTTGAAGTGGGGCCTTACGAGCGGCGGCACCGCGCTCGATCTTTTCAAGTGGCATGCCGACGTGTCGGCCGGACAGGTCAAGGACCGGCGCAAGAAAGTCGTCATCGTGGTGCAGGACGAGGCGGGCACCGACAGTGCGCGCTTTGTGGTGACGGATGCCTGGCCCATCAAGTATGACCCCAGCGACCTTAACGCCAAGGGTAATGAGGTGTTGATCGAACTGCTCGAGCTGGCAAATGAAGGCATCGAGCGTGTGATGTAA
- a CDS encoding phage tail sheath family protein, producing MPEYLTPGVYVEEIERGPKPIEGVPTSTSAFLGETERGPIRPRLVTSYTEYSRWFGGVFLEGRYMPYAANGFFENGGKRLYVCRIVGENATTATKTFGDFRVSASGPGAWGLKVWVKFENGSTVDADGNSGFRMKLAYWSKFPVGFQPFDPFMPINRTTLPRPQYAEDYDDLSVDPNSSNYFTKRLIDTGTNQPVSVLAALEATTLTPPAKPPVSPVQGEFLDQNGVNDPAALSNDDFEGKINGARDQKQGLQALELDPYRDVALVYAPHPPDNGPAINRAIIDHCERMRFRFAAIDGDENSEPSDLDPRSTNKWDTSYAAFYAPWIIASDPQSGARRSVPPGGYVLGVYARTDTDRGVFKAPANEIVRGALNVRFDVNDNTQGVLNPKGVNVIRSFPARGIRVWGARTLSSDSLWKYVSVRRLFIFLEHSIYDGTQWVVFEPNDDRLWARVKDTIRLFLRSQWRGGALFGRTEEEAFFITIDRTTMSQDDILNGRLICEIGIAPVRPAEFVIFRVFQNTAEAQR from the coding sequence ACCTATTCGACCAAGACTGGTAACAAGCTACACCGAATACAGCCGTTGGTTCGGCGGCGTTTTCCTTGAGGGTCGCTACATGCCTTACGCCGCCAACGGGTTTTTTGAAAACGGAGGCAAGCGGCTCTATGTTTGCCGCATCGTCGGCGAAAATGCCACTACCGCGACCAAGACTTTTGGCGACTTTCGAGTTAGCGCCTCCGGTCCGGGCGCCTGGGGGCTGAAGGTCTGGGTCAAATTTGAGAATGGTTCGACGGTAGACGCGGACGGCAACAGCGGCTTTCGCATGAAGCTGGCCTATTGGTCTAAGTTTCCGGTCGGTTTTCAGCCATTCGATCCGTTCATGCCCATAAACCGCACCACCCTGCCGCGCCCTCAATATGCGGAAGACTACGACGACTTATCGGTTGACCCGAATTCTTCCAACTACTTTACGAAGCGACTGATCGACACCGGAACGAATCAGCCAGTCTCCGTGCTGGCCGCCCTTGAGGCGACGACCTTGACTCCGCCAGCCAAGCCGCCGGTCAGTCCGGTTCAGGGTGAATTCCTGGATCAGAATGGCGTAAACGACCCAGCCGCGCTCAGCAACGACGACTTCGAAGGAAAGATTAACGGCGCCCGTGATCAGAAACAGGGGCTTCAGGCGCTTGAGCTCGATCCATATCGCGACGTTGCCCTCGTGTACGCACCTCATCCACCGGACAACGGACCCGCCATCAACCGGGCAATCATCGACCATTGTGAAAGGATGAGATTCCGGTTTGCCGCGATCGACGGGGATGAGAATTCCGAGCCGTCCGACCTGGATCCTCGAAGCACGAACAAGTGGGACACCTCCTATGCTGCTTTTTACGCGCCGTGGATTATCGCCTCCGATCCACAGAGTGGCGCGCGTCGCAGCGTCCCACCGGGCGGATACGTTCTCGGCGTCTATGCCCGCACTGACACTGACCGGGGAGTTTTTAAGGCACCGGCAAACGAGATTGTGCGTGGCGCCCTTAACGTTCGTTTCGACGTCAACGATAACACCCAGGGCGTTTTGAATCCGAAAGGCGTCAACGTTATTCGCAGTTTTCCGGCACGCGGAATACGGGTTTGGGGCGCACGCACGCTGTCATCCGACAGCTTGTGGAAGTACGTCTCGGTCCGACGTCTTTTCATTTTCCTCGAACACTCAATTTATGACGGCACGCAATGGGTGGTTTTTGAACCGAACGACGATCGCCTGTGGGCCCGCGTGAAGGACACGATCCGGCTATTCCTTCGTTCGCAGTGGCGCGGCGGCGCGCTCTTCGGCCGCACTGAAGAGGAAGCGTTCTTCATAACCATCGATCGCACCACCATGTCGCAGGACGACATCCTGAACGGGCGGCTGATCTGCGAGATCGGCATCGCTCCCGTTCGCCCGGCGGAGTTCGTTATTTTCCGCGTCTTCCAAAATACCGCTGAGGCCCAGCGTTAA